ACACCGCTCCACTCCGCCCCGGACGCTGGCCAAACTGTGCGCTAGGCACTGTGTCAAGACGCTGCTGTATGTAGGTAAGGCTGGGCACACGAAGGAGCTATTTTTAAATACACCGGCAatcgaggaaaaaaaaagaaaaagatattTTAAGCATGTGTGATGAAACATCTTCCCCCCCTTCCCCGTCTCACCTTTGATTTATGCAGCTATTTATATAGCGAGCTCCGGAGGCGCTGGATATTGTTTATTGCTTTACGGCAGTTACCTTTGTATTGGGCCCCATCAGTGAGTGCCATATTTGTGTATTTTAAGCCTCTCCTGGAATGCGAAAGGTGTCTGTCCGGGTTATCTATTGTTAAAGGAGTTTGCGGAGGGGAAGCTGTATTTCCTTTATCTGGTCTTTATCTCGGACTAGGTGGCCACAAAAGGAGTCACTAAATAGCAGTGGGCCTTGTCTTGTGCATCGTCTGGTTGCTGCTCTCTACACAATGGGCTGTAGACTCCTCATAAAACCATATTATTACTAAGGCCGTTTTCTCATCGCTCACTGAGCATGTTTGGGAGATTGGGGACGATAAGTACCTTCCATCCATCTGCATActtacccacacaaacacacacgcacacaaccctgcacgcacacatataaacacacacacacacacacgtacacacacacacacacacacacacacacacacagaagcacacacacacacacacacacacacaaaccgtgtGCACACCGTGTGGGAAATGCAAACGCACGGCAAATGGGCCGAGGAGGGCCAGGCCCTCTCACTGACCTCTGCTGTGTCACGCTCTGCCTTCCCTGGCTAAGCCGACCAGCCGGCCAGCCTCTTATTACCCCCACCCtaaacctcctccttctcccttctccaccctccatctcctcccttctGGCTGTCCTTGGTGCACAGTTAGCGGCGCGCCCAGCAGGGGGAGTCGGCTGCGTGAGGGTGACCTTATTCCGTCATGCCCAGCTAAGGCATGCCGCGTGTGCCAACCGACACCGGCGAATGCTGCTactgatgagtgagtgagtgtgagagagagagagagagagagagagagagagagagagagagagagagagagagaggagggcacagGGTCCGGCATACCTGTGGATAGTGTCTCATTGTTTCAGATAGGCCAGTGGTTTGGACTCGGTTCAACTGTGCTACTGCAGCGAAGGGGGATTTCTGTTTACGCTGTCCGTTACACATGTTCCACACCAAGACTCCATACCCAGCCAGCCTTACACTTCCCTTTTATAATCCAATTTTACACCACATCCTGGTGTTGATTATTTGTTTTAACGCACCGCCGGACGGTTGGAAGCGGATTATGATTTTTCTTGGAAGCTAAATGCTGTTAAAATCTTGCAAAATGCGTCCTGACGTGTTCTTTTCCTTCCCTTCCAGATGGCAAAAGGTGGCGGAGGCAGGCGGTTTCTTCAGTGTCAGCTGCCCAATGTCACCTGAGAACATGGCGGGTGAGTGAGCACTGCAGGCCAACCCCCGCCGCCGTGGACGGCTCTGTTATGACAACGTCGTGACGGGCCTGTCAAACACACGGCTCCGACTCAAAAAGAGCTGATCAGTACTGAAAGGTGTCAGCCACGCCGAGCGCATTTCTATCCCATGACGAGtgcacacaaaggcatgcacgcgcacacacatgtactgtactatgcatatgcacacacacacacacgcagacagatactgtacatggcaggcatgtgtgcatacagaaacacaggcactctctctcacacacacacacacacacacacagtcttatagacacacccacacatgcatgcacacgcgcgcacacacacacacacacacacaaagacacacacacacacacacacacacacacacacacacacacacacacacacacacacacacacacacacacacacacacacacacacacacctcttggtgTTGCTGCGTGGCAGACACTCATTTAATAAGCACCCTTAAAATATTTACTTGCCCGGGGCCAGCCAAGGTTTTGGATGTCGATTAAGTAATTAAAGAGTCGAAGGTGTTGGTCCCAGCAGCCGGGGGGGCCCTAGCCGTCAGGTTGGGGGGACGCGGAGCGTAGCGGGGGGGCCGAGTGTTTCCATGCTGTGGGTACCGGCTCGGTGGGCCAGCGGGGATTGTTTTACTCTCTCCACGGCTCTCTGATGGAGCAGTCCTGTCCGCATCATGGTCCACCCCGCTGGTATTATGTAACACATGTGGCTAATCGGGGAGCCGCAaagcaggcaggcacagacacattgcacatgagggagatgagagagagagagagagagagagagagagagagagagaaacagagagacagactggttgagagagacacacagagagacaaaaagatagagagagacaggtagagagggagactgtgtgtgtgtgtgtgtgtgtgtgtgtgtgtgtgtgtgtgtgagagagagagagagagagagagagagagagagagaggagagagagagagagagagagagagagagagagagagagagagagagagagagagagaggagagagagagagagtcagagaaagcgaaagagggaGGTTTGAAATCCTATGGTTGAAATTTCTGGTTGGATTTAAGTTGGGCCTCGAGGCTCAGTTGAGGCGTGTCAACAATGCTATACAGTCATTTCCAATGTGTCTCACGTAGTAGAACTGTGTGGACATGAAATGCTGGCagtcatttttttaaatgacaatgtttgaacttcggctttttttcgcacacctcagctggcaggtgcgtcggagatggcaccatgggtcactcagcaatagttcaaaaaaaaaaaaaaaaaaaaaaaaaaagaaactcccgcacactgaccatttcgctgttctttctttaataaacgacgtttcggtgctagaccttcatcaggcctgaCCATCAGaccattgcctgatgaaggtctagcaccgaaacgtcgtttattaaagaaagaacagcgaaatgacAATGTTTAAAATCCTGCAACACATGGTTATAAAACAAGTAGCATACATCTgccagtcattgtgtgtgtgtgtgtgtgtgtttatccgtcAGCAGGGCGTCAGTTATAATTGTGAACACTCATTTTGTATTTGTTGAAATGAGTTTTGTTTCGGTTGTGTTGTATTACACATCACTCCTCTGAAATGTATACAAATGCAGCGCCGTAGTAACCTTCAAGTCCATTTCTGGCCTTCTGTAAGTTTGTGTTTTGACCAAAGTGCAATGTTTTCATGTTTGCACTGCAGCATACACTAGacgctgttttgttgttgtttcctgTTTGTACAGGTGATGCTATGGGTGCTGGCCTCGCTGGTTGCCTTAGTGGACGGCTCAGTTGCGGGCAGGGACAGAGACCTTGGAGAGGAGTCTTCCCCGGCGGTGCTGCGGAGCTCGGAGAGGATGGCATGGCAGCCGGCCAGTCAGCCAGAGGcgcaggaagaagaagaggagacggatgacgtcacttcctgggcTGGCGTGTTTGGTGAGTGGACAGACTGGCCTGCTGCAACAAAGAATCTCTTTAACGCAGCTCGCACTTAACAAGTGGAGCTAAATATGGATCACAAGCACTGCTCCGACACTTGGatttccgcatgtgtgtgtgtgtccgcgtatgtgtccgtgtttatgtgtgagtctgcgtgtgtgtgtctgtgcacttcATTGTAGCTTTAAGTGTTTTAATACCCTCTGCTGAGAAGAGCCTATTGTTATTCTGCGGGACAGCGGTAATCAAATAAATCGAAGGCACTCTGGGCTTCCTCCACCCCATGAAAACAATAATGTGTAAATCACATCGAAGCACCCCGAGtcagccaccaccaccgccataaAACAGACTGACTTGTCGCTCCCACACAGCGAATATAACTTCTGGACAGGTGCCAAGCGGTTCTGCTCGCGAGAGCGAAAAAATGGCCTTggtgagcggagcagagcagagcagagcctggCTGACCGACCTCCTAGGCCCCGCAAGAATGGAAACAATCATGGGCCAGATATCCATTTCACTCCCCTTCCCCAGGACCCTCCAATACCTTGTCGAGAGGTGTATCACTCGCCTAGATCTGGAATGCTGATCAGGGCCCCAAAACAGATGTAAAGGGATCCAATATTGGGTTACTGGAGTGAGACCTTCGTCCCTACATTCGTGTCCTTTTGTCCTTGCTTtggctgcctccctgcctgtgtgCCGCAACCGCGGTGACTGGGGCGGAGGATGCAGAGAGTTCCAGGGCGAGCAGACTTTATCTTGTAAAGAGAGGGAGAATTTATGGGAATTTCCTCATAAAAACGCTAATGTTTTGGGAATCCTCTGGGAAATATGTACGGGAAATGTACTGTCAGAGTCTCGAATGTCATGAGAAAGTGATCTCAAACTACGCCAATTACTCTATGTGCTGACATTGTTAAGGTTAGAATGGCGCTCGCACCGAAAGCTATTGATAGTCGTTGACCTTGGAATTCCTTCGAATTCTAGTGTATCACTGGCACATGGTCAGTGTCATCCTCCATTTGACAAGGTTAAAAAAATGATGGTAGGAATAATGTTTTGTCCATCGACTGGAATACAATCACCCCATATACTTTTTATGACCCCTTTGTCGTGTGCACAGCTGTTTTCTGGAGCAATTTTATTGTCAAAGCCAATATGAGAACACTTACTGATATTTATCTAAGTATTTATGGTATGAAATTACCTCAAGCGTGCTGTCACCCCTTATTTCCTGCTCTCAGTGTAAGGTCAGTCGATAATTTGAGGAGAAACCATCAGAATGGTCTTGAGTTGCCATAGGAACACAATAAAATTGGCGCCATTATCTAAATCCCTTGGAAAAAAATTTAACTGCAagagacacacatcacacacagcgtGGCAAGTTTTGACACAGCTACATTCAGCATTCTAACAAGTTCCTGAAACTAATTATATCTCCTGGGGCCAGAGAGGGAATCAAACTCCTGACTGCCCCTGATTGAGGGACTTTTCCAAAACAGTGAGATTTGGCATGTCATTTCAATCTTAAGATCTGAGGTGAGGGTAACATAAGTTTCACTGGCAAGCTGAAAAATATGTGAAAAGGAGGAGCTGGACTCGGAGCATTAAAAAATATGTCTGGGGACAAAAGTGTTACAAAAACTGATGTGCTTTCAACAGGTTTGTTCTACTTGTGTATGATGTTTCCCACCTGTTGGCATTAGATTAACACATTTCTCTTATTTCTCTCACAGACAGTCCTTCTCTTCTGGAGGAGGGCGAGGATCACCACAGAAGATGGCAGCGTTCCACCTCCGACCCGGCGCCCCAACGCCAACGCAAGAACCGCGGCGGAAGGAAGGGCAAGGGCCGAAAGggacagaaggagaaggagagcccGGACTGCCGCATGGAGCGCAGGGAGATGCGCGTACGAGACCTCGGCTTCGGCTTCGATTCGGACGAGATCGTGGTCTTCAAGTACTGCGTGGGCACGTGCATGAGAGCGCTCAAGAACTACGACCTGGCCCTGAAGAACCTGATGAAGAACGGCAGCATCCCCAGCAACAAGGTCAGCTCGCACCCCTGCTGCCGCCCCACCCACTACGAGACCGTGTCCTTCATGGACGCCCAGACCTCCTGGCAGACCATCAAGCGCCTGTCTGCTGCCAATTGCAGTTGCGTCGGATGAGAGCCACTAGGGAGCCAGCCGCACAGCCGcgggctttaaaaaaaaaggaaaagagagagagagaacctgaatCGTGAGCTCCTGAATCTAGAGGAAACCGGAGAGCGGGAGGCCTGAGGCGGCGTGGATGGTGTGAACAGCAGCGCGGACCGGACAGAGGTGTGAGAAATTCACAGTCTTCAGTAACGCGATGCAGTCAGCTGCTGGGGGATCCCTAGTGCTCTGGAAGAAGGAGCGCCACCCTGTGGTCTAGTGATGATAAAGCACGAGGCAAAGTACTACGTAGGCGCACATAAGTTAACGCTGCTGTCAGCTGTAAGGATACCCAAAAGGCCTCTTCTGGCTCAGCCTTTGGGGCCCCCAGGCCTTCCCGAGTCACCAGGCCCTTGTGCTGAAAGGAGAGTTAACGCAGAGTACCCGACTTGTGGATACAGAGCTCTGGCATATGTCATCTGTAATCACTCTCTGTTGTTTTTGATGGTCTTCATGTGCCTTCAGCCGTCACCTTCACCTACAAAATGGTTGCGTACTTCCTGACACTTCAGCTGCCATCGAGTTATAAGGATATATAAAAATAGTGGGCAGTGGGCTTGCAGACATTTGAACCAGGAAGACCAACgacttttttacattttaaaacattcaaAAATGAAGCAAAGTGGGGATAATCGCATTTGTCAGACCAAGAATAcgtggtgtggtgtgcatgttTATAATTTCCTTCAATGGCAGCTCGGTCACTTTCAGGTCACAAGAGGCCGTGACACCACAAAGCCAACAATTAATCTGCCGTTCCCTTTGAAATTGTGGAGATGAATCCTTTCCCAACCCCATGCTGCTGCCAGCTCCACCCCTTACTCCATTGAACGAGTGGTCTACTGAATGATCGACTCTGTCCTAGGATCATTTTCCAACCAAACAAAGACTTCCTGTagtttgaactttgaactgacacatattctattttttattttttatttgtacagCAGTATGGAAGCATATGGATTATAATATAAGTCCTTCTCACTTACCTTCATCATAGCATGTCAATGAAACGACCAGTCACTTTTTGGCATAATCTCAAGATTAGCCCTATCAGTATGGTGACAGACAGAAACAATAAGTGGCTCCAGTGCAGTGCATGGCCTCAGTTAACGGTCGCTAGTTATCCTAATCGGTCAAATGGAACTATCATTTTGGGCCACATAATGCCAAGCACCCAGAGAGACTGCAATTTACTGTGATTTTCTCCCTTCAAACTTCAATGAAGACTTTCACCGTTTAAAGCATTTTACTCCTATTGCGCTTTGATCTGTTTCTCGTTGCAGCAATCTCGGACTATGAGAGCAGTTTACATCAAAAGGCTATCTTTGTTCCAAGTCACCCCCAGAAAGGTTACGCAGGGTTTGTTTGCTTTCAAGTGATGAATTCTGCAGGACACTTCTTCATTACTTGACACAACTAGTTTACATGTCCGTAAACAATCTTGTTGACAGCCTTTCAACACGTGATTTATTAGATGTTCTCGGCGGGGAGCAGTTTGTCAAGAACGAATCTTGAAGCTCTTTGGCCGAAGGTTTATTTGAAGTGAGGTACATGCGTGTAACGAAGGGGTGATAAAGGGGCCATTGGGTATCTTGTAAACCATAAGGAAATATGTTCGCTTTGGGGCAGTATGCCCTTTGCAGAGACTGTAATGTCTCTTCCATGTTTAGGCCTCATGCTAACTTCATGAGCATACTTGTATTATTCAGTTACCTACATGAATAGCCTACAACGACCCAAGACCATTCATTGAACTATGTATATGTAATTGTGTGGTATGAGAGTTAAAAAAGGACAAAAGCGAGGAGAAAATGTTTCTAGCTACCCAGTAACATCTGCCCTCCACTccactgttgtttgtgtttgtcttctGGAGAATAAGTAAGGCGAATGTGTGACTGTTGCTGTTTCCATGTACTTTCACTTAATATTATTCACAATGTCTTTTTTTATTATCGGTTAATGTTTGTCTGTATACACTCTCAGGACGCTTGTCTGTAACTCATTGTTGACCACAATATCACTTAGATACATATTGACCTCAtattttaatgtgtgtattaGGAGATCAGATGGAGATTTCCCTTTCATTGAAGACTACCATAAGACAATCCATTTCGTGAACGATTTCATTGAAACATATGAAAACCATGTctattatgtttttttatttgttattattattattattattattattattattattattattattattattattttatagctGTGCCTTAACTCCAAGGCGTAGTAGGGGCAAAAGGCTGTGTTTGTTGTACTCACTTTGTTTACTGTGGGAATCCTGCTGGTGCAGTCGG
This is a stretch of genomic DNA from Engraulis encrasicolus isolate BLACKSEA-1 chromosome 6, IST_EnEncr_1.0, whole genome shotgun sequence. It encodes these proteins:
- the LOC134451558 gene encoding glial cell line-derived neurotrophic factor, whose product is MIGEVVQVRKDGKRWRRQAVSSVSAAQCHLRTWRVMLWVLASLVALVDGSVAGRDRDLGEESSPAVLRSSERMAWQPASQPEAQEEEEETDDVTSWAGVFDSPSLLEEGEDHHRRWQRSTSDPAPQRQRKNRGGRKGKGRKGQKEKESPDCRMERREMRVRDLGFGFDSDEIVVFKYCVGTCMRALKNYDLALKNLMKNGSIPSNKVSSHPCCRPTHYETVSFMDAQTSWQTIKRLSAANCSCVG